The following nucleotide sequence is from Triticum dicoccoides isolate Atlit2015 ecotype Zavitan chromosome 7B, WEW_v2.0, whole genome shotgun sequence.
CATCCAAATCCACCCCAAACCGCAGGGATTCCACCGGGTTTTCCCCAAGTCTCCCCACTCGTCTCAAGTCTTCTCGGCTCGAGAGAAAAAGGAGGAGAGGGCGAGAGCGGCAGCGCCGCCGACGCCGGCGGGGAAGAACTGAGCGACGGCCAGGGCCGGAGCGGGCGATCTCTCTCCTCCACTGAAGACCGGCTGCTGCGGCATCCTTCTACCCCGCCCCCCTCCCCCCGATCTGCTCGCCGATCTGCGACCCTCTTCTTCCATCCCCGGCGCGAGCTCGGCGGCCACAACAGCCTACTCCGGTATCCCTCCCCAACGTTTCTACGTCGATAAGATCTTCTACCCACCCTTTGTTTCCTCCCTCTTCCCCGGTTCCCCCTTTTGATTTCTAGGGTTTCCCATCCCCTTGTTCCATCGGTGACAAGGGCCGTCTTGCCAGCGAGGCTCCACATCTCCTCTCTACTTACTGCAGCTGCCCACTACCCTTCTCTGTACTTGCTCCACGCATGATTTGGTGTGTGCAAATAGTGTACCTAGTTGAATCTAACCAAATCTGCTACATAGTCGAACCTTTTTGTCAATGACATTAGCAGTGCACATATATGCTACTCCTTTGACAAAATATATACTCCGGAGTAGTATTTATTTGTCCCTGAGATTATGCCTGTTTTCCTCGGCTGGGAAACTTGGGCCGGTTCCAGCTAGCCCATATGGCTGGCGACCAGAGAAGCCAGCGATCACTGCAGAACACAGCTGGCTCGCTGTGTGGAGTTCGAAGCTGGGATGAGAAGTTGGAATCGTGGAGTTTCTGGAGTTGGTAGGAGATCAGAACAGGCCCTATATATGTAGCTACTTATAGAGAATGAATGAGATGCAGCTGTAGCTATATAGTTTTGTCAATGATATTTTTTGGAGGTAAAAAAATTGAGTTTTATGTAACTGAGGTGCAGATCAACTACATGATTTTTTTCTGATAGTGGAGGTGAAGAGAAATTTAGGTAAAATGCTCTGAGATCAAGGCATCTTGAAGCCATGTAACTCTGATAGTGCATTTTACTAATTTAGATGCAGAAAGCAATGCAACATAGATGCAGAAAGTAGAACTCCTTTGCAAATTACTAATTTTCCATGTGAAGTTTGAAGTGCAATGAAGGAACCAAGAAAGTTGCAAAGAACCTTAGACGGCAGTCACGACGCATTCACAAAGCTATTAGCTGTTTAACTGAACATTTTCAGACATGTGTTTTTTTTTAACTTTCTGACGAAGATTATTTGATTCTTGTATATTATATTGGTGTTAACTGATTGGAATCTCATGTGTTTTCGACCATACCTCTTTCAGGTATTGATTCCAAGGAACAAGATCTATAATTCTTAACAGGTGAAGATTTAGTTGACACTATACTTTTTGTTCGTATTTAAGCTGATTTATTTACCAAAAATTATCTACGTGGCTACGTCTACGTACGAAGCAATAGAAAACAGGCTATCTTTTGTTCCTGCATGTGTATGCTTCTCAGTTCTCTCAAGGCAGAGGCTGAATGTTTTACTTGTCAGAAGGCTGTAAACTGAGAGTCATGTACAGTCCTGCTATAGGCTACTTTGGATGTCATGCACAGTTTTGCTATTACCAAATTAAAAATATTCATTGTTGGACTGCAATAACTGTTTCATACTACTTTGGATGTCTAAATCATCATCATAGTAAGAATGTGGTTGTCATTCCctgacagtttcattgcttgttgCACGTTCTTATATCATTTTTTTGTCAACTATGTAGTCACACTCTAAAGGTGGAAAGTTAAGGACAACAGCTTTCCCTCTCTTTGAAGATTTAGGAGAATTGTACGATGGTTACTTATCAACTTCATTCATATTCTCATGTCATTGTTTTATGTTTGTTTACTCTTGCTTCCATTTCTTGATATTGATGTCGTTCATCATGCAAATGCCCAGAAGTTTATTAATATGATCTGCATGTGTCGCTTTCCTCTAGCTGGCAAAACAACAGAGTAATCCTGAAGTAAAAACTTTAAGCTTATTGGGAGAGAGGTAGAGAAAGTAGTTGTAGTTGTAGACTGTTTGTCTGCTGCTGCTTAAGTCAAAAAATATTCAGTTTATGATATTCAACATAATCTGTATGTTCCATTATTTggctgttgttgttcttgttgggtTGCAAGTATATGTCTTAGATAACAAATCAAAAAGAAAACCGAAGCTTCATCTTTTATTTCCTTGCAAGATCGTCTAGACATGAGACTGCTAGAATAATAAAACTTAATCTTTTGTTTCCGTGAAAGAAATGATCATCTTGGTGGCTCACATTAACCTCCTAGTTGATTTGCTAACTGAACATTTTTTCCTTAAAATACATGAACGAAGGTTAAGTCAAGTCAGAGCTAGCATTATTAATTTTTGGGGGACGCGTAGGGGGACGAAGAGGATTATTTATATGATCTGACTAGTTTTTTCTCTTCAAATTCTTAGGATGGCCACCTATGTTCTCCACAAGGGACATGCTGTTTTCGGGAcggaccaccaccatcaccacgagGAGGGTCTGtcccaaattcttcatgtgcgaccACCCATTCGCCCGCCGCGGCCAGGGGGGGCAGGAAGGCCTGGGGGGGCGGGGACAGGGACGGGGACGGGGTCGGGAAGGCCTGGAGGGGCGGGGTCGGGAAGGCCTGGGGGGGCAGGGGCTGGAAGGCCTGGAAGGGggcggggaggagggggagggggagggtcaTGGCCCGGGCGTGCACTTGCCATGGCAATAGGAGCAGGCTTGGTAGAAATATGGTGTTATAAGTGGTATGTTTTAGGCGGTCTTGGAGTTTACATCACCCTGCGCACAGTCAAGCGCTTCGTGCGAACAAATTCCCCCGATGTCTCCTCTGCTTTGGCAGGTAATGGTATTTCGTTTTCATAATTTGCAGACCTTTTTTGCTATGTATCAGTTTAAGTTATCTTATGAATTTTGAATGAACAGCAACAAAATTTGCCACCGAGAGTGCCGATGCTGCAGCTGTTTTGGGAGGCTATGTCAAAGAGGTTTTAAAGGTCAGTTATAGTTTCAGTTAGAGTAAAATCCACCACTGGTCCTACAAGTATTCGAGGCATGCCACTTTAGTCCTAAAACTATCAAAACGCATATTTGAGTCCTACTTCTTTCTAAAGTGTGCCACCGCCGCTCCTAAACTCGCAGGAGCAGGCCTGACCTGCACCCGTGGCAATTTGACCTTTGCCATGATGAACCAGTTTTGGCAGCAAAATTGCCGCCCTAAACGGTTGGGGGGCTTGCATTTACCCCCCTGCATGTACATAACATAGAAAGGCTGCTCCTTTCTTCACTTCCCTCCCGTTTCCTCCTCATTTTCTCCCCTGCCATGGCTGCAAGCTCCCACGCTTCATGTTTCCTCCTCATTTTCTCCTCTGCCATATGGCTGCAAGCTCACACGCTTCATTCACTAAAACCATGGCGGCGACCGACCTTGGAAGCTCACTTCAACCATGCAATAAACTGTTGTGCTTGAAACAATGTCTTAATTACAACACACATGGAAGTGCATTGGGTACATATAACTAAGAGTGCATTGGCTGCATTGACAATAGTAATACGAAGTGCATTAGGTACATATAACTAAGAGTGAATTACATGACACTCGAAACAAAGCTAGTAATTTAGGTTTCTATTACATCAGAACCTCAAAATGCACATATGAAGGTGCAGATAAACCCACAGCAACACATGCATGAGGTTTACTTCAGCACCTAGCTGGCACCATCTAAATACTGCCCAAAATAGAACTCTTGTCTGTCCAAAAAGCTCTCTGTCCAAAGTGAGAACATGTTCACTTATATTCAGTGATACTGGCCTTTGTAAccctcttcttttgcttcttctttaagCCAACAGTGGATGTGGTAGCTGTAGTGGGCTGCAAAGCATCTCTGTTGCGAGCAATGAAGGTGGATTCTGGAATAGGGCCTGGTGACACATGGGATTGCCGCGATGCTTGAGCCTGCTTACTACCAATGAAGCATCAAACATCAATGCAACACATTTCAGGGAAATGAGATGTTAAGAAAGAATAACATACTTGAAGGAGTGTTTCAAGCACGGTAGTTTGAGTGTGTTGAGCTAACTACTAAATAGAGAAACAAAATGTTGTTGTACCTGTGTAAGAATGTTTCTCTTCACTTGTAGCTTCCTCTTCTGTCCTCCTTGTATTTGTGGTCTCTTATCAACACTGAGTGATTGCCCTTGTTGACCATTATTTGGGCTTTTTCTTTTGTTGTGCTCTGTTGAGTTGCACACACTGCAATGGGATATAGTGCCATGTCTGCTCATCTTTGCCCCTTCTTCCATCTCAACAGGATTCTGTCTTCTCTTCTTAGATGGCCTACCAACATGTTTTTCATACTGAGGTGGTTTCACTTCAATTCCACTAATCTTTTGCCATGATCTTTCATCTCTGCAAGGCATTATAATCTGGCCATATGCTTGCTTGAAGGCATCTATGCTATATGAAAGACACACCTTATCCTCTAGATTGATCCTCTCGTACCTGAAACAAGAAATTGCATGCCTACAATGAATTCCTTTCAACTGCCAACTCCCACATTCACACTTATCTTTGTGGATATCCACCGTATATTTTCCTGTCAGACCATGCACTAGAAAAATTCCTTTCCCTGTTGGTAGAGGTTCACAATTTTTGGCCATTTCTACTTGTTTGTCCAATTTCTTTCTTATCTTTGGACATATGATTCCACACATATCTTCGGCCTCATTATTCTTGGTATAATATCTTGTCATGAGTTGGTTAAATTTTTTCTGTAGCATGGATCTTATAGGCATTTCTCTTGCATCAATGATGTACCTTGAGTATGGAAAGTGAAGGGAGTTCACCATCAAAAGGAAGTGCAATGAGTATCATGCAACAAAATATGTTGAAAACACTTGTTAACCACTTCACATGTATTGTTCAGTAGCAAGTCAGACTTGGGCAATGTAGTGAAGAAAGCTCTACACCATGAGCTAGGTTCAATGGCTTCTAAGTACTTATATGCATCCTGGTTCAATACCTGCATGTCATCCATATGTTTTCTCCAATCAAGCCTATTGTAGGATCTTGCAATAGCCCACAACTTGTTCTTCAAGTTCTCCCCCTTGAATCTTTTGTTGAAATTCTGGTATAGGTGCCTCACACAAAACCTGTGTGCTGAGTCAGGGAAAAGCTCATTGACAGCATTGATCAACCCCTGCATCATCATGAAAAGTGCATCCAAGTGATCAACATGTATTACACTAAACATTATATCATTTAGGAAGTATAATATCTTAGTCACATACGAGAGTTACTTTTTGTCGATCACTAATTATCGTCCATGCACTAGTATTATCTATGCCAAGGTCTTCTTTCAGTGTGTTCAAGAACCATTTCCATGTGGGAGTATCCTCAACTTCAGCAACTGCCATAGCAATAGGAAAGATGCAATCATTCGGATCAACACCTGCTGTGAGCAATTGACCACCATATTTAGTCTTTATATGACACCCATCTACACAAGTAAGAGGTCTGCACCTTGTCATGGATCCCCCCTTTACATGCATCTAGTGACATGTATAAGCTATCAAAGATACCACCATCTTTTAGTCTCATGAACATGGAGCTTCCAGGATTTCTATGCCTAACCTCAGCCGCAAAGTCCCAGAGTTGCTCGTATTGCTTATCTGCATCTCCATTGATTTCATTGTATGCCATTCTTCTAGCTCTTGCCAGCTTGCTCCTAGAGGCGGTCATGTTGAAATCTTTCCGCAACAATCTTCCAAAATTTGTTAGTGTCATCTTGTCATCTGCCCTAAAAGTTTCAATGTAATATGCAGCTAAGAATTTAGCAGTGAATTGTTTGATGTCCCATTCTTTACTGCATGTATGAGTGCCCACATAAGTTTTAACCACTATTTTTAGTCCTGCTATCAGGGTCAGACCTGCTCCGGCGAGTTTAGGACCTGCGGTGGCACACTTTAGAAAGAAGTAGGACTCAAATATGCGTTTTGATAGTTTTATTTAGGGCTAAAGTGACACACCTCGAATAATTTTAGGACCGGTGGTGGATTTTACTCTTTCAATTATATTGGGATAGTGTTTATGTTGAGTTGCTGACACACGTTTCATTCTATAGAGAAAGGATTTGGATGATTTGGATGTCTGTACTGTGACGACAAATTTTGGATCTCTTATTGAAACTAAAGGTTTGATACCTTATACTGCGGTGTCACTCTCTATTTATCTTTTCCCCTTGTTATATAGTGGAAGATATTAGTTGATGCGCAACTATGTCTAATGATCAATGTGCTTCAGGGGCTGCCGTGGGATGCTATTGTGTTGAGCATTTACATTTAAAAGTCATCAACCATTTGAATCATGACAGTGATATGAAGCATTTGCTGGATAGATTGAATAGTGCTTTTGAGAGGTAGATACAAGTGTCATAAAAAAATATTTTCTTTGTTAATTACATCTGAATTTTATATATCGAATTCATATTGTAGTTTGAGCAAAATGTTGGTGCTGAATGCAAGGATGGGATACAGGTATTCTCATCCCCGTAAACTTATATGTAAAATTTGATATCACATAAATATAATATGTTGCTGACTAGCTACTTTTAAGATTGACCGAGCAAACAGACAAGTCAAGATATTGCATCCTCTCAAAAGATGGCCAGGTATAATAACTATAGTTCCTTTGATTTTAAATTGTGTCTTGTAATTTTCTAACACCTGTGATGTTTGTTATTGGAAGGCTATTGGTATGTTTGTCACGCAAGATTTGAGTAAGTTTGGATGTTGGGATTGCTGCGATGGAAGCATACAAGATGCGGTTATAGTTGCAAAAGGCTACGGTATAACTCTATCCTACTTCTATACTTTTGTCGAGCTTATACAATGTATTGAACTGCACCTGATGTAGTTTTTATATCTTTTCCAGACAAGTTGAGCTTTATGGCTGCACAACGTCTGAGTGATGAGAGTGCAGTTCACTTTGTAAGTTTAAGGGTTTAATGGGAGTTGTTTTTACCAAAACGAATAGTGATCTTATAAATGGCAATATTTTGTAGGATACAATCTCTGATGGGCCTGAGTTTGTTGTCATTGCATGTGATGGAGTTTGGTAAGTTCTCAGCCACCACCACTGCTTTCCCTGTCACAAAACCTTATATAACCCAGAAATGCTGAATTGTCGTTCCTGGATTTAGCTCTTGGAATCTTAGAATTTCCTCCTCTATAGTGTGTTTTGTCAAGCTGGTGGGTTTAACTGTTTAAGTCCTTTTTTGAGTTCAATGTGGTCACACGAGAGATTTTAGTTTCAGAATACTGGAGTCTAATGTCCCGATAATGGTTAACTAGGACATGAGAATGTATATCAACGCTCATAAAACTTAATTGATTTATCTTGTAGGAGGTTACCTGAATTGATGTATTTCCAGGTTAACAAACATATTTTCCTTTTTGTAGCAATCTTATGGAAAACATGGATGCAGTTCGCTTCGTGTACCAAGCAGCCAGAGCGGTAAGTCATTATTTTTTACACTGTATCCTCGCACCTGATGATTATGCTTTGCACAAGCTTCTTATTTTTTCCTGCAAAGTAGTTCTCAAAGTGACATCATGTAGTGTAACTAGCAATCTGACTCTTCAAATGTATTGGCACTAGTAGTTACTTAATAGATTATCATGATTGCTTCTAATGGGGACAGTTTGTGCCTTCTACTGTTTAATTATTCTTGATTTTTGTTTGTTCTGTGATAATTATGCTGCCGACAAAACGAGACTTAGGTATCTAACGTTCTGCTGCTCTGACATTGATCAAGTGTTAGGGGATAGAATGCTTGCAATACATTGAACTGACAATTGCTTCTTTGGCGGTTGAATGATAAATAACTATCTTGAGGATTAAGTGGCATTCTGGTTGTCTGAGAGTGTTCCAACAACCAATGCCAAGATAACATTTGCTAGCAATTTTTTATGTTTACTTGTGGTCTATACCCTTGGTATGTTATCTTGTTACAAGTATTGTACTTTAATTATCTTGTTGCTATATACTCTGTTTGCACTGTTGATTTTTNNNNNNNNNNNNNNNNNNNNN
It contains:
- the LOC119337143 gene encoding probable protein phosphatase 2C 42, producing MAIGAGLVEIWCYKWYVLGGLGVYITLRTVKRFVRTNSPDVSSALAATKFATESADAAAVLGGYVKEVLKRKDLDDLDVCTVTTNFGSLIETKGAAVGCYCVEHLHLKVINHLNHDSDMKHLLDRLNSAFESLSKMLVLNARMGYRLTEQTDKSRYCILSKDGQAIGMFVTQDLSKFGCWDCCDGSIQDAVIVAKGYDKLSFMAAQRLSDESAVHFDTISDGPEFVVIACDGVCNLMENMDAVRFVYQAARADMELRPLCDVLLDGLLSSGSSVKVVAVLVQFKARHMGEGSSVNV